The following are from one region of the Pseudomonas putida genome:
- a CDS encoding STY4851/ECs_5259 family protein gives MDLVMGTENLNLYTWIQSFLRARGLDKPNRRPLYTYRVSDQEYSALSDLLRQSTGHSGLFGQNTLPMAWLLYAAEWWKRSYDGGAWAWNPVFESLGMAQPQYAQIQQLVERGRAAWQLNGGNEGGKRYIGVVATQGGLPLRLIETAHGPLSRLLRTVLRQAILCGLALQAIRAEVEQHQHHLPHSYRQAPLYDLLAEVVQVVKGLYQSHALKNTEDPVEFLNARDPQWMENFPLRIDCDSARQLIGGLIQEASQAEVGFRRNPIQMRRVLRFGGDGYRLISTIDVLPTTTPQAIAELFSIVDEQSLPPSFQISLKIGDKEYPLADAVHRTLSVRLQSRGLPPELLSNTQVAHLRLIRLGEVLFHTQLPGSDPLEPDMPWVFEDAEPDGRLLAIGSVRLTKDTMLLCVPEGAVVLNEGGDRVELPSPLPGRALYRLSRGTTRIPLPDGDYRVDCAQEYGDQGTLNWSGRLLDIASQPTQVYIGLPTLYKLNPDGSGAPIAQGEFHWRVGSKPSLVSFRSPPHGMGTLVWKHANAPQTRLNAVLLPVDASIEDGGDRNSHGGTIWLKRWPALGIGSEAKDYEIVPEQVGADWKVRVSATGDHLPTDVTLLIAWPGAQIQRLTLPFPGTGAVFFDTAGKRMQTRERIDVESLLGTRLRLLPGRHRRHWEVSLTLRNGDSGPALLSRTYKYGLSAEIRLFEFMSPIREMLACTEKLDATVTIDALELNSAVASIRVGRYTAWLERDTNVGVLGFPLSARQPAAGVDSLGVRAIPISRPEAGDTSLKHARSDGEYVGRWWFNPELREPGPWLIFPDAASPSVFRPLIWEVSAPLGKPTTRLQGLGRALSVQTSAERIAALQTVVAGLVAHPEDENWLILEDLVNTLGHLPLSGLDIWRVFASNPQAMIMALLHLEGFAEQIAPRTSEELPFEWLLTSPADWVACVRTLHCFWQQDSGPRGVRHLRRVWQERRETLAIGQPSVTLGLDLAGSLQLEITDRPAELLQQNPTALLKKMLARALSEDGPFGVLKRRPDDGDGSWPTAMKTQIKAFLSTPPARALFASVTLDRTDHKWPMIGMPVWLGYETASGNHQQWLSQMDRLHALRLYREFDRQWFDEGYRLGQVLAFCTGTVAH, from the coding sequence ATGGATCTGGTCATGGGTACCGAGAATCTCAATCTGTATACCTGGATCCAGAGCTTCTTGCGGGCCAGAGGCTTGGACAAACCGAATAGACGCCCTCTTTACACCTACCGGGTTTCAGACCAAGAGTATTCCGCATTGTCTGACCTGCTCAGGCAAAGCACGGGGCATTCCGGGCTCTTTGGGCAAAACACGTTACCCATGGCATGGTTGCTCTACGCGGCGGAATGGTGGAAGCGGTCCTACGATGGTGGGGCCTGGGCGTGGAACCCAGTGTTTGAAAGCCTTGGCATGGCTCAGCCGCAATACGCCCAGATCCAACAGCTTGTTGAGCGGGGACGCGCAGCCTGGCAACTGAACGGTGGGAATGAGGGTGGGAAGCGCTACATCGGCGTCGTTGCGACTCAGGGTGGACTACCGCTGCGCCTAATCGAAACAGCCCATGGTCCGCTCTCACGCTTGCTTAGAACGGTGCTGCGCCAAGCCATCCTCTGCGGCTTGGCCCTCCAAGCCATCCGCGCGGAAGTGGAGCAGCATCAGCACCATCTGCCACATAGCTACCGCCAGGCGCCGCTCTACGATCTGCTGGCTGAGGTGGTGCAGGTGGTAAAGGGGCTCTATCAGTCACATGCTCTGAAAAACACCGAAGACCCAGTCGAGTTTCTGAATGCCCGAGATCCGCAGTGGATGGAAAACTTCCCATTGCGCATCGATTGCGACTCAGCACGCCAGCTAATTGGAGGCCTGATCCAGGAAGCGTCGCAGGCGGAAGTAGGTTTCCGACGTAACCCCATCCAGATGCGCCGAGTGCTGCGCTTTGGCGGCGATGGATATCGCCTTATTTCCACTATCGACGTCCTGCCCACAACCACCCCTCAGGCAATAGCCGAGCTTTTCAGCATAGTTGACGAGCAGTCCCTTCCGCCTTCGTTTCAGATCAGCCTGAAGATTGGCGACAAGGAATACCCACTGGCAGATGCTGTACACAGAACACTGAGCGTTCGGTTGCAAAGCCGTGGCCTCCCCCCTGAACTGTTATCAAACACCCAGGTGGCCCACTTACGTCTGATTCGCTTGGGAGAGGTGCTTTTCCACACCCAATTGCCTGGCAGTGATCCGCTGGAGCCAGACATGCCGTGGGTCTTCGAGGACGCTGAGCCTGACGGCCGGTTACTGGCAATAGGCAGTGTTCGTCTCACCAAGGACACAATGTTGTTATGCGTCCCGGAAGGGGCCGTGGTGCTAAATGAGGGCGGTGACCGTGTCGAGCTCCCCTCCCCTTTACCTGGGCGAGCACTCTACCGACTATCCAGGGGTACGACCCGCATCCCCTTACCTGATGGCGACTATCGCGTAGATTGCGCTCAAGAGTATGGAGACCAGGGAACCTTGAACTGGAGTGGCCGCTTGCTGGACATCGCCTCTCAGCCCACCCAGGTCTATATTGGCTTGCCAACGCTGTACAAACTGAACCCAGATGGCAGTGGCGCACCAATCGCGCAGGGCGAGTTCCATTGGAGAGTGGGCAGCAAGCCCTCACTGGTATCTTTCAGGTCCCCTCCCCATGGGATGGGTACCTTGGTATGGAAGCACGCCAACGCGCCCCAGACTCGCCTTAATGCAGTACTGCTACCAGTGGATGCCTCAATTGAGGATGGCGGTGATCGAAACAGCCACGGAGGCACAATCTGGTTGAAGCGTTGGCCCGCTCTAGGAATTGGCTCCGAAGCGAAAGACTACGAAATTGTGCCCGAGCAGGTTGGCGCGGACTGGAAGGTCCGCGTCAGTGCAACCGGGGATCACCTGCCAACCGATGTCACCTTGTTGATAGCCTGGCCCGGCGCTCAAATCCAACGGTTGACCCTGCCATTCCCGGGCACCGGAGCGGTCTTCTTTGATACTGCCGGCAAGCGCATGCAAACCAGAGAACGTATCGATGTCGAGAGCCTGTTAGGGACGCGCTTGCGTCTTTTGCCTGGCCGCCACAGACGCCACTGGGAGGTGAGCTTGACGTTGCGAAACGGGGACTCCGGCCCTGCACTCCTGTCTCGTACTTACAAGTACGGACTTTCGGCTGAGATCCGCCTGTTCGAATTCATGTCTCCCATTCGTGAGATGTTGGCCTGTACCGAGAAACTCGATGCAACGGTAACCATCGATGCCCTTGAGCTCAACTCGGCTGTAGCCTCGATTCGTGTGGGCAGATACACGGCGTGGCTCGAGCGTGACACAAACGTTGGAGTTTTGGGTTTCCCACTGTCAGCGCGCCAACCTGCTGCTGGAGTGGACAGTCTTGGTGTGCGGGCGATCCCGATCAGTCGTCCGGAGGCCGGAGACACATCCCTCAAGCACGCGCGTTCGGATGGCGAATATGTTGGCCGCTGGTGGTTCAACCCAGAGCTGCGCGAACCTGGACCGTGGCTAATTTTCCCTGACGCAGCCTCACCCTCAGTTTTCCGGCCCCTGATTTGGGAAGTTTCGGCCCCACTTGGGAAGCCAACGACCAGGTTGCAGGGGCTGGGCCGGGCTCTCTCCGTCCAGACCTCCGCTGAGCGCATTGCCGCCTTGCAGACTGTAGTCGCTGGGCTTGTCGCTCACCCAGAGGATGAGAACTGGTTGATCCTGGAAGACCTCGTCAACACTTTGGGGCACTTACCCCTGTCCGGCCTGGACATTTGGCGGGTATTTGCGAGCAATCCCCAAGCGATGATCATGGCCCTGCTCCACTTAGAAGGATTTGCCGAGCAAATTGCCCCACGGACCTCCGAGGAGCTCCCTTTCGAATGGCTCCTTACGTCACCGGCAGACTGGGTGGCATGCGTTCGAACACTCCACTGTTTTTGGCAGCAGGATAGCGGCCCGCGGGGAGTTCGCCATCTTCGGAGGGTCTGGCAGGAGCGCAGAGAAACATTAGCTATCGGCCAGCCAAGTGTAACGTTAGGCCTGGACCTCGCTGGAAGTCTCCAGCTCGAAATTACAGACAGACCTGCTGAATTACTCCAACAGAACCCAACAGCTTTGCTGAAGAAAATGCTGGCTCGTGCCCTGTCCGAGGATGGCCCATTTGGTGTTTTGAAGCGACGCCCGGATGACGGGGATGGATCTTGGCCGACAGCGATGAAAACTCAAATCAAGGCCTTCCTTTCCACCCCGCCAGCACGAGCGTTGTTTGCCTCGGTCACCCTCGACCGTACGGACCACAAATGGCCAATGATTGGAATGCCTGTCTGGCTGGGCTACGAGACCGCAAGCGGAAACCACCAGCAGTGGCTGTCCCAGATGGATCGACTACATGCCCTACGCCTGTACCGAGAGTTTGATCGCCAATGGTTCGACGAGGGTTACCGGCTAGGCCAGGTTTTGGCCTTTTGCACCGGCACAGTCGCGCACTAA